From Ignatzschineria sp. RMDPL8A, a single genomic window includes:
- the csy2 gene encoding type I-F CRISPR-associated protein Csy2, protein MSNLDLNQQSVYQYFLALDHIDAKDVNAISGSLIYGTPALTATAGFVHNLNRQIQTLPESALGVAVNLKKIQLEGFMVIAHQCEPKIYREHSGQDYTFLLKKAPLTRSGANPPIIEEGRLDYLSSLVVRFKTSELLSKDQQEALGRAIKNLIPTLRLAGGTIASIRGAWIFNHNDLVGREILQKIGFGYVLLSQEKLLEQLVMEGDGSEALEGSETQKDGLDYLLDTARIYYHPPKDEHSRWTIRTLQQGRGWLVPLMVGYQAISDVIAPGELENIRNPEYESQFVESIYSLGKWVLTYRLLNDPNQKLEQLFWNVSTSDELYLVEQAFED, encoded by the coding sequence ATGTCTAATCTCGATTTAAATCAGCAAAGCGTGTATCAGTATTTCTTAGCGCTTGATCATATCGATGCGAAAGATGTGAATGCGATTTCAGGAAGCCTTATCTATGGTACGCCCGCACTAACAGCAACGGCTGGGTTTGTGCATAATCTTAATCGTCAAATTCAAACATTGCCGGAATCAGCATTAGGCGTAGCGGTTAATCTGAAAAAGATTCAGCTTGAAGGTTTTATGGTAATCGCTCATCAGTGCGAGCCGAAGATATATCGTGAACATTCAGGGCAGGATTATACATTTTTATTAAAAAAAGCACCTTTAACGCGATCAGGGGCAAATCCGCCGATTATTGAAGAAGGGCGACTCGATTATCTCTCCTCTTTAGTCGTTCGCTTTAAGACATCAGAGTTATTGAGTAAAGATCAACAAGAGGCACTCGGTAGAGCGATTAAAAATTTAATCCCAACTCTTCGTTTAGCTGGTGGAACCATTGCCTCGATTCGTGGCGCTTGGATTTTTAATCATAATGATTTAGTTGGCAGAGAGATTCTACAAAAAATCGGCTTTGGTTATGTGCTTTTATCGCAAGAAAAATTGTTAGAGCAACTCGTAATGGAAGGCGATGGATCTGAGGCTCTGGAGGGATCAGAAACTCAGAAAGATGGTCTTGATTATCTATTGGATACCGCAAGAATCTACTATCATCCGCCTAAAGATGAACATAGCCGCTGGACGATTCGAACACTTCAGCAGGGGCGTGGTTGGTTAGTGCCATTAATGGTGGGATATCAGGCAATTAGCGATGTAATAGCGCCAGGCGAACTTGAAAATATTAGGAATCCCGAATATGAGAGTCAATTTGTAGAGTCAATCTATTCATTAGGAAAATGGGTGCTGACATATCGTTTACTTAATGACCCAAACCAGAAACTCGAACAATTATTTTGGAATGTATCTACTTCAGATGAGCTCTATTTAGTAGAGCAAGCATTTGAAGATTAA
- the csy3 gene encoding type I-F CRISPR-associated protein Csy3 — protein sequence MTKVTYPTVLAFERKFDFSDVYFAQKHASSTETFPIALIEKTVLGTISHKSAKEADKKSANIQRVDVAQLDSDKDQLVATLNFKVLPFTGKPWSCNEPAFQDKLVALVSDYLADEKNIKVLADRYAYNILNARWLWRNRIAAKSVYIEITKDGENAPFITIDDAKLLPLQEFSSSKEVDLLASEIIKGLKGEVFTNLKIVATAHIGEGHEVYPSQEFVQEASSAKGGKSKVLYTTNETAGMHSQKAGNAIRTIDTWYEDASFPIAIEPFGTVSTMGEAFRAKDNFYKFFEDWVVKDKEITAEQKHYVIANLLRGGVFGGKS from the coding sequence ATGACTAAGGTAACTTATCCAACCGTTCTCGCTTTTGAGCGTAAATTTGATTTTTCGGATGTCTATTTTGCGCAAAAGCACGCATCATCGACAGAAACGTTTCCGATCGCTTTAATTGAAAAAACAGTACTCGGAACGATTTCTCATAAGAGTGCAAAAGAGGCCGATAAAAAATCAGCAAATATTCAACGTGTTGATGTAGCACAGCTCGATAGTGATAAAGATCAGTTAGTTGCAACGCTTAACTTTAAGGTTTTACCATTTACAGGTAAGCCATGGAGCTGTAATGAACCTGCATTCCAAGATAAACTTGTGGCGCTCGTTTCGGATTATTTAGCCGATGAGAAAAATATTAAAGTATTAGCCGATCGTTATGCCTACAACATTTTAAATGCAAGATGGTTATGGCGTAATCGTATTGCTGCGAAAAGCGTGTATATTGAGATTACTAAAGATGGTGAAAATGCGCCTTTTATCACGATCGATGATGCAAAATTACTCCCTCTACAAGAATTTTCAAGTAGTAAAGAAGTAGATCTTTTAGCATCTGAGATTATTAAAGGCCTAAAAGGGGAGGTATTCACGAACCTTAAGATTGTCGCAACAGCACATATCGGTGAAGGCCATGAAGTCTATCCATCACAAGAATTCGTGCAAGAAGCGAGTTCAGCAAAAGGCGGAAAGAGCAAAGTCCTTTATACAACGAATGAGACAGCTGGCATGCACTCACAAAAGGCAGGGAATGCAATTCGTACCATTGATACTTGGTATGAAGATGCTAGCTTCCCAATTGCGATTGAACCTTTTGGGACTGTTTCAACGATGGGTGAGGCATTTAGAGCAAAAGATAACTTCTATAAATTCTTTGAAGATTGGGTTGTTAAGGATAAAGAGATTACGGCAGAACAGAAACATTATGTGATCGCGAATCTTCTTAGAGGTGGCGTATTTGGTGGAAAGTCTTAA
- the cas6f gene encoding type I-F CRISPR-associated endoribonuclease Cas6/Csy4 produces the protein MIITHYFDLKAIPQEDMTEDLIISELMERLHVLLVSTNLKGQIGIGFPNYNLNKRLGGIIRVFSSEIVLTDFEKAVRADSTIRDYSIVTDNKRVPEQVDKHVVFARLRSRHLSQSQIRRYQKRHPDKWTKDVAEQALDNRERLFGIPHFKMNSGSNKQHFTIWVKRQEKPETIGEFGSYGLSNKATVPIF, from the coding sequence ATGATTATTACTCATTATTTTGATCTAAAGGCGATTCCTCAAGAGGATATGACTGAAGATCTTATCATTAGCGAATTAATGGAGCGGCTCCACGTATTGTTAGTGAGTACTAATTTAAAAGGACAAATAGGGATAGGTTTTCCTAACTATAACCTCAATAAGCGCTTAGGTGGCATTATTCGGGTTTTTAGTAGTGAAATTGTTCTAACCGATTTTGAAAAAGCGGTGAGGGCTGACTCAACGATTCGGGATTATTCAATCGTGACGGATAATAAAAGGGTGCCGGAACAGGTCGATAAACATGTTGTCTTTGCGCGTTTACGTTCTAGACACCTTAGTCAAAGCCAGATTCGCCGCTATCAAAAACGCCATCCTGATAAATGGACCAAGGATGTAGCGGAGCAGGCTTTAGATAATCGTGAGCGATTATTTGGGATTCCACATTTTAAAATGAATAGTGGTAGTAACAAACAGCATTTCACTATTTGGGTTAAAAGACAGGAAAAACCAGAAACGATTGGTGAATTTGGGAGTTACGGTTTAAGTAACAAGGCGACTGTGCCAATCTTTTAA